The Cellulophaga sp. RHA19 genome includes the window CTAAAGATTTTGTTGCAACAACTAATTACGCCATAGAAAACCAAGCTATTACTGGTCCAATAGTTGTTGCCGCACCAGATGCAATATCTAACACAAAACTTATGAGTACTATTAGGCAAACATTAAACGTACCTTTTGGCTTACCTGCTTTTTCATGGATGCTAAAAATTGGCGGATTTATAATTGGCACAGAACCTAGCCTAATTTTAAATAGCATGAAAGTTTACCCAGAAAAGTTAGAGAAGAATGGTTATGAGTTTAGATTTGATACGTTAAAATCTGCCCTAAAAGATATTTTAAAATAAACTTACTTTTTAGCAGTATTTTTTTTCTTTTAACAGCATCGTAAACCACCTTCTAAATTTATAGCGTTATAACCTAACTCTGTTAATTTAGCTGCTGCTTTAGCGCTTTCTTCCTCCACTTTTACAGTAAACGTAAATAGTTTTTGTTTTTGGTATACTATCAAAATAACTTACAAAAGAATCGTTAAGTACATTTACATTTTTAGAATTTTCTAAATGACCCAAACCGTACTCTTCAGAAGTACGTACATCTACTAACAACGCATTTTTTAATATCATTCTGTGAAAATTCTGTGATATGTTTTGACTTACTTTGTGAACAAGCCGTAATTACCAATGCAAAAAAAAGTACGCTAAAAAAAGATTTCAATAAAAAAGATTGTTTTGGTCAAAATTAAACATTTTAATTAAAATCCCCTACATTTGAAAAATCACAAGAACTAATGCACCACCTTAATCCTAACACTTGGGTAGATAACTACGCAGATTATTTATTTAATTATGCAGTAGCTAGAGTAAGCGATTCTGAAATTGCTAAAGACCTAGTACAAGAAACTTTTTTTGCAGGTCTAAAATCTGCAAAAAATTACAAAGGTGATGCTGCTGAACGCACTTGGCTTTTGCCATTTTTAAAACGAAAAGTGATAGACCACTACCGTAAAATAAACTCTAACAAAGGTAAAGCAGAGGTTAGAA containing:
- a CDS encoding rhodanese-like domain-containing protein, with protein sequence MILKNALLVDVRTSEEYGLGHLENSKNVNVLNDSFVSYFDSIPKTKTIYVYCKSGGRKR
- a CDS encoding DUF1731 domain-containing protein, whose translation is MVANPPKVWLNASSAAISHPNKEENGEDFMLYVGLEWEKAFNAIKNPNTRKVALRISLVFGKEGGALIPLKKITKLGLGGKQGSGKQMVSWVHTKDFVATTNYAIENQAITGPIVVAAPDAISNTKLMSTIRQTLNVPFGLPAFSWMLKIGGFIIGTEPSLILNSMKVYPEKLEKNGYEFRFDTLKSALKDILK